CCGCCAGACTTACGTGATCGCATTCGTCATAATCAACAAATGGCTTCTGCACAACTTCGTAGTGAAGGATTCACACAGTGGGAAGTCGATGCTTTATGGCGTCGATTTAAAGCGGATTATTTCTTACGTCATACTCATAAACAAATTGCATGGCATGCTAGCCATCTTCTTCGTCATCAAGATAAAGAAAAATCATTAATACTCATCAGTAAAAACGCCTCTCGTGGAGGAACTGAAATTTTTGTTTACAGTAAAGATCAACCGCATCTTTTTGCAACTGTAGCAGCAGAGTTAGATAGACGTAGTATTACTATTTATGATGCTCAAGTTATGTCCAGTAAAGATGGCTATGCACTCGATACCTTTATGGTTCTTGACCAAAATGATGACCCTATTGATGAAGAACGACAACAAAGATTAATTGATCAACTTTACGACGTTAAACTAAATGACCAAGCAACGCACATTAAAACCCGTCGACCGCCACGCCAGCTTCAACATTTTAATGTGAAAACACGCATGGAGTTTTTACCAACTAAAACAGGGAAAAGGACGTTAATGGAGTTTGTTGCATTAGATACTCCAGGGTTATTAGCGACGGTTGGTGCCACATTTGCTCAATTAGGGATCAATTTACATGCCGCCAAGATCACCACAATTGGTGAGCGAGCTGAGGATTTATTCATCCTAACATCTGACGTTGGTGGTCGCCTTGATGATGATAAACAAGCAGAACTTGAAATAGCATTAGTTAAAAATGTGGCGAGATTAAGCTCGTAATATAAATACCTAAAAGCAATAAGTGGGATAGACAAGATCTATCCCACAACTTTCATTCACAGCAGTTGTGATATCCGCTTTCATCGTTAATGCTCATTTAGAGGAATCTGATAACTATATAATAATATTGGAGTAAGCCATGTACCCACACCTTGTTAGCCTTGGAATTTCTGAACCAGAAAAAATTGAACGTTATTCTCTACGACAAGAAGCTCATAAAGACATATTGAAGATCTATTTTTCTAAGCAGAAAGGTGAACTCTTCGCTAAAAGCGTAAAATTCAAATACCCTCGCCAAGTTAAAAATGTACTTGTAGATAGCGGCAGTCATCGCTATAAAGAAACAACTGAAATCAATCGAAATTTAACCCTTATCATTGATGAATTAAACAAAATTACTCGCCCAGAAAAAGAAACACCAACCGACGTGAAAAAGAAAATTCTAAAAGATTTAAGACATTTAGAAAAAGTGGTCGCGAGCAAAATAGAAGAAATAGAAAAAGATTTAGAGAAACTTTAAAGCTTTTAGTAGACATAAAAAAATGGACCATAATGGTCCATTTTTTATTATATAGTTAACAAAATACCGCTAAGGCATCTGTTCAAACTCTTCTTCACCTTCTTTATCAATAGGCGTTGGCATTAAGTGTTCACGAGTGATACCTAATTTCAGAGCTAACGCTGATGCTACATAGATAGAAGAATACGTACCGATAGTGATACCTAACAGCAATGCAAGAGCAAAGCCATGGATCATAGCCCCACCTTGAGTAAATAGAGCGATAACTACAAATAGCGTCGTTGCTGATGTAATCAATGTACGGCTTAATGTTTGCGTAATCGCATCATTAATAATGTCGTTAGAATCCCCCTTACGCATTTTCAAGAAGTTTTCACGAATACGGTCAAATACAACAATGGTATCATTCAAAGAATAACCCACCACCGTTAATAGCGCCGCAATGATCGTCAAATCAACTTCAATTTGTAAGAAAGAAAAAATACCTAACGTAATAATGATATCATGCGCCAAAGCAAGTACCGCACCAGCAGCTAAACGCCATTGGAAACGCATCGAAACATAAGCCAAGATACATAACAGAGAA
The Aliivibrio fischeri ATCC 7744 = JCM 18803 = DSM 507 DNA segment above includes these coding regions:
- a CDS encoding DUF3461 family protein, producing MYPHLVSLGISEPEKIERYSLRQEAHKDILKIYFSKQKGELFAKSVKFKYPRQVKNVLVDSGSHRYKETTEINRNLTLIIDELNKITRPEKETPTDVKKKILKDLRHLEKVVASKIEEIEKDLEKL
- the secF gene encoding protein translocase subunit SecF, producing the protein MFQLMKAEKTIDFMRWSKAAFLFSMLMIIASIATLSTKWLNWGLDFTGGTLIEVGFEQPAQLPDIRSALEAKGFGDATVQNFGTARDVIVRLQPRENVKGEELGNQIISAIKEGTGEQVEMRRIEFVGPNVGDELTEAGGLAILVSLLCILAYVSMRFQWRLAAGAVLALAHDIIITLGIFSFLQIEVDLTIIAALLTVVGYSLNDTIVVFDRIRENFLKMRKGDSNDIINDAITQTLSRTLITSATTLFVVIALFTQGGAMIHGFALALLLGITIGTYSSIYVASALALKLGITREHLMPTPIDKEGEEEFEQMP